A genomic window from Lotus japonicus ecotype B-129 chromosome 1, LjGifu_v1.2 includes:
- the LOC130739682 gene encoding uncharacterized mitochondrial protein AtMg00810-like — MHQSLGFRDSQHPDYVCRLKKSLYGLKQTPRAWYQRFADYVSSIGLQHISSDHSFFIFRWGTDIAYILLYVDDIILVASSHDLRKFFMELLASEFAMKDLGPLSYFPGIAVTRHAGGLFLSQSTYVSEIIARVGMASCNPFATLVDTKQKLSSSSRTPCEDATLYRSLAGALQYLTFTRPDISYDVQQVCLHMHAPHTDYMLALKRVLRYVRGTLTYGLHLYPSPIKKLVSYTDADWGDVLTPDALLLATVFSSVTILFLGHLSGNPPYLALVLKLNTGVLLMLSPSLVGSAFYFWSFTFHYLRQHLFTVTMLVPSTSLEIPCTISLPNI, encoded by the coding sequence atgcatcagTCATTGGGTTTCCGCGACTCTCAGCACCCGGACTATGTCTGCCGTCTGAAGAAGTCTCTTTATGGTCTGAAACAAAcgcctcgtgcttggtatcAACGGTTTGCTGACTATGTTTCCTCTATTGGCCTCCAACACATCAGTTCAGATCATTCCTTTTTTATCTTCCGGTGGGGTACTGACATTGCCTATATTCTgctatatgttgatgacatcatcctcgTTGCTTCATCTCATGATCTCCGCAAATTCTTTATGGAACTTCTTGCATCTGaatttgctatgaaggatctgggTCCTCTGAGTTATTTCCCTGGCATCGCTGTCACTCGGCATGCCGGTGGTCTTTTCCTCAGTCAGAGCACTTATGTCAGTGAGATCATTGCCCGCGTTGGCATGGCGTCGTGCAACCCTTTTGCTACTCTggttgacaccaagcagaagctcAGTTCTTCTTCTAGGACTCCTTGTGAGGATGCCACTTTGTATCGGAGTCTTGCTGGGGCCTTACAGTACCTCACATTCACTCGTCCAGACATTTCCTATGATGTTCAGCAGGTGTGCTTACACATGCATGCTCCCCACACCGACTATATGCTTGCTCTCAAGCGCGTCTTACGCTATGTTCGTGGCACTCTGACTTACGGTCTTCACttgtatccctcccctattAAGAAACTTGTTTCTTATACAGATGCTGACTGGGGGGATGTCCTGACACCAGACGCTCTACTTCTGGCTACTGTGTTTTCCTCGGTGACAATCTTATTTCTTGGTCATCTAAGCGGCAACCCACCCTATCTTGCTctagtgctgaagctgaataccgGGGTGTTGCTAATGTTGTCTCCGAGTCTTGTTGGATCCGCATTTTACTTCTGGAGCTTCACTTTCCACTATCTCAGGCAACATTTGTTTACTGTGacaatgttagtgccatctacctCTCTGGAAATCCCGTGCACCATCAGCCTACCAAACATATAG